Genomic segment of Hoplias malabaricus isolate fHopMal1 chromosome 14, fHopMal1.hap1, whole genome shotgun sequence:
GATCAGAGCAATGGAGATGCTGAAGATATCACTCTCTAATCCCGATAACCAGGTACAAGCCATAGATTCAGTTAATGTATTTTGGGGATGCTATGAAAATGCTCTGTGGTGATGTGTGACATAACATTTTAACCATTTTTTATTGTAGTAATGTTGTTCAAATGTTACAAAATGGGCATGACGCATTTGTACACACTGAAGTTGCTTTACCCACCAAACCACACCCATGTAATCCATGATCCAGTGTTATATGAATAGGCGTATGGTTTTTAGACCATACTGCCATTACATGGTCCAGACTTTTGTGTCCTTTTCTTATTACTGGTGTTGATTTTTCGTTGTAGGCTTATACTAATATGTTGAAAGACTTGGAAGTTGATAAGGTGATGGATTTGGACAAAAGCCAGGTGGAAGCCATTCGCAGTCTATGGAGCGATCAAGGAATTCAGGAATGCTACGATCGCCGCAGAGAATATCAACTCTCTGACTCTGCCAAATAGTCAGTCACGTCTTAGCAAATATTATGCAGCTTAGTTATTACTGTTGGCCTAAATATTTTGACGGAGTGATTCCAGTGTTAATTTCAGTGTCAGGACTGTTTTTATCACACCAAAAGATGCATTATTGAGGACATACTCTGTTTGAGGGCTGTTACACATGCTCAAAAACATTGaagaacattaaaaaataataacaatatatgaATTTTGAACAGGTGAAGTATAGGGCATTACATTATATTTCAGCAGCATGTCATTTAATTCATGGATAGCTTACGTTTAGTGGCTTAAGCTGTCCATAAATACTCAACTTATTAAACTCTGCTAATGTAGAAACAGCATTAATTTGGCTTATGAAGATTTTAAGGAGCCACAAATGAGTTTACCCTGCTTTAAACGAGCCAACAGAAAACATGAATCAGATATTGCTTACAATAACAGCTTTCTAAATGATTAAAGATTGCATACAACTTGTACTAAAGACAGTCTGTAGCGTATAATTCAATGGGAGTGTCTTTATGTTCCTCACGACGTATGCCATAGTTACCTGAGTGACCTGGAGCGGATTTCAGAACCAACCTATGTACCCACCGAGCAGGACATCCTGAGGGTACGAGTCCCCACCACGGGCATCATTGAATACCCATTCGACCTGGAAAATGTTATTTTCAGGTGGGAACCTGCTCTCCTCTGGCATTAATAATCTGTGACCACTGGCCTCAGTAGCAGCAGACGGTGTAATGTTATGTAGAGCTGCATTTACAAAGGTGATCACAGTTGACGtatttaaataaactgaattTCTACGTAATTCTAACTGGAGTTGCTCTTCATGATGGAAATAGGATGGTGGATGTGGGAGGTCAGAGGTCAGAGCGCAGAAAGTGGATCCACTGCTTTGAAAACGTAACTTCCATCATCTTCTTGGTGGCACTGAGCGAATACGACCAGGTCCTCGCAGAATGCGACAACGAGGTCAGTACCTCCCATTATATCTGTCCACTATCTACAGTTAAGTAATTCTCTAACACGAGTGATTATGGGGTTTGATATGCACTCTTGTATGTTCTTGCTTCCAGAACCGTATGGATGAAAGTAAAGCTCTGTTTAAAACCATCATCACATACCCATGGTTCCAGCAGTCCTCTGTCATCCTCTTCCTGAATAAAACTGACATTCTGAAGGAGAAAATTACATATTCCCACCTCGCCGACTACTTTCCAGAGTTCACAGGTAGGGCTTGGGTCTGACTGGCAGGACTGTGCAACAGGGGGAGGTCAATACATCAGGGGAACAAGGGAGGATCACAACACAAgttaaatgcattttaatgaTCTCTTAATAAGATACATTTTagtttaaattcattcattatctgtaaccgcttatccagttcagggtcgcggtgggtccggagcctacccagaatcactgggtgcaaggcaggaatacaccctggagggggcgccagtccttcacagggcgacatacctatggacacttttgagtcaccaatccacttaccaacgtgtaaaaaacacagacatgaggagaatacaccaaactcttcacaaacacctggagcagggcccAGAAACAGAGCTTTAGaagattatttaataatttaatgagAATGTTGCGTAACTTTCAGAATGAGAgaatgaattttaaatattgagtattttaaaataagtttaataATTTAAACTAAGGGCGGCACAATGGCACAGCAgtttagtgtcgcagtcgcacagctccaagggcctggaggttgtgggtttgtttcccgctccgggtgactgtctgtgaggagttggtgtgttctccctgtgtccacgtgggtttcctccgggtgctccggtttcctcccacagtccaaaaacacacattgcaggtggactggcgactcaaaagtgtctgtaggtgtgagtgtgtgagtgaatgtgtgtgtgttgctctgtgaaggactggtgccccctccagggtgtgttcctgccttgcgcccaatgattccaggtaggctctggacccaccgcgaccctgaactggataagggttacagataatgaatgaatgaatgctgttcCAACATTTGACACATCTAAAATTACATATTACATCTACACACAAGTTAAAAGCAAAAGCAGTATTTTCCTGTAACAATcttttgtgtattattttttgGTTAACTTTGCTACATTTTGTTTCacattttaatcttttaaaCAGGTCCTCAAAATGATGCAAAATCAGCACAGGAATTTATTCTAAAGATGTACCAGGAGCAGAACCCCGACAGAGAGAAGACCATCTACTCCCACTTCACCTGTgccacagacacggagaacatcCGCTTCGTCTTTGCCGCGGTAAAGGACACCATCCTCAGACACAACCTGAAGGAGTTCAATCTAGTCTAAAAACCAGGTTTGAACTTTCCCCTCTGGAACTAAGCCTTAGTCCCATCTTCTGTTTCACGCAGAGCTCTCTTCACATGTTGTTACATTCTCTCATCACTGGCTTAAATCTCCAAAATCGGCTCGGGGAAGTACTCCAACGTTGTATGTGGATGGGGTCATCAAGGCTCTCGACCGCGCCCTTATTCTGAGCAAGCGGTTTCTCTTAGGACGCCCTTTCAAACCCACAACAGACTCAATACATCAGACTTAGTCGCTACTGGTGTTTTCTCTGGAAGTGATTAAGCAAAACAGAAGGATGACAGTTCAGATATGAACCCTCTGTGTTGACAGATGGTACATGTGAATGTTTGCTGGTGGTTAATCAAAACTATAGGAGACTCAACCTCTTGGCACTTCTCGACTAATGTGCAAAGTAAGGGCAAAGTTTACATTTGTAGGAATTGTAGTAAAACCATTTTAGTGGCGAAATGCCCTCGATGTGCCTTGAAATGCCTGCAAGCCGTCATTTGTAGAAACCTGTATgttactttatatatatttaactgaaaacgTGGATTCCTTTACATTAATACTTGAAGGTCTTAAACTGATTAACAGAGCCAAAGATAATCGGAGTTAGTTTGGATAATACCTTCAAACTACATGCAAAagagaataaaacacaacactATAGAGAACTCTAGGGTGGACTTTTGTTTAAAAGAAAGTGTcttgaaaatgtaaacattatttatGACCTGGTTAAAAATATAGTAATGCATTTTTTGTTGCATAAAAGTATGTATAGTTAATAAAAACGTGTGATTATATTTACTTCCACAAAAAATGTCTGTGTTGAACCCCGTTAACACGTCTATCATCAGTAAATGACACGGATGTGAGTTCTCCTGGACTCTTTAAAGCCAACTGTAACACTGTGCAGTTAATGTCTCTTTAAACACTGAACATATTAAACATAATTCatcaaaatacatttattcaatGTGCAGACTCCGTTAAAAACAACAGGAAAACATTGAAATCAtatccagtgatttttgttttgccTTATTACCAGTGCAATAACTGACAAATAGTTAAGAAAAGTTCAGCATTAGCTCTACTGAAAGGCTAATAATTATTGCATATTTGTCATATTCATCCCTTGTTTATCTTTGTTAAAGGTACAGTATATCATTACAAGCTGCATAGAAAGGCTGAGAAGAAATCAACAGTAGGTACCAAAACCACTGAATATGTACAGTGCGATACTGTTGAGAAGCTGTAAACAGTGAAGTTTATACACAATGGCAAACAGAAACGTTTTCATGCAAAAGccacaagtacaaaaatattcatgttttttCTCCTTTAGAATACATCAAAGCGAACTTCCAAACATTCACCGTCAGCTTCAGTTGCTTGCTCGTGTTCCCCGTTaattaatacatacacacatacatataaatattggtcttttttcttttccaaacGATAAAATCTGAAGAGCTTGGTAATGGGGGTGGTTTTTAAGGAAAAATAGGTAAAGTTTTGTAGTAAATGATATtaagataaatatatttcaaacaaAAATTTTTTGTTTGAAATATAAAGTCCAAAAAAGTCCAGAGGATAAAGCTCGCAGTAATAAACGAACCCGGGCGTCACAATCTGCAACTCACTGTTCCAACATATCCACCAACTCTCCAATATGTGCTTAACAAACATAACAGAAAACGTATTGTTCTTTTACACTATTTCCTAACCATGCCACTCAACAATGAAAACAGGAATTTCCTGTTCTCACATTGGACTGTCCCttagcaaaataaaataagttttgCTTAAATAAAATAGGAGTTTGCATATATTGATATGCAACGAAGATATTCAACGTAGTGTATGCGCCGCCAAAAAAAGTGTCTGGCGTccaaaaagaagaggaaatgtAAACAATTAACAGTGCTTCCACACATGCAATCCCTTTAACAGTCGCGTAATACGAACGCATAATATAAATACAGTTTTTAATAATGACATACACACCGCGTGTTTAAGTGTTTAGAGTTGTTTTGCATATAAGTAAAGGCACACACTAAAAGGGCGAGGAGAGGTGGCGTCTTTGTGATCTTATTAAGGCTACTGTCCATGCCGGGGCTATTTTGGCAGACTTTCCCTCGCATCTTGAAGCTTGGCAAGGACCCACTgtggaaaacaataaaacaaacgtCAGTGTGGATTAACAGCCTCACAAAACCTTCGACGGTCTCTTGAATCATCGACAAATATTTACACTCTCCCGCTCCAAATCACACCATCGAGTATTTCAGATGCCAGGCACTTTACAGCTGGGAGATTATGAAAGCGCGGGATGCCGAGATGTTATTGTTTACTGTTTACACTTTGTACACAGCAACAGAATTGTTAGCATACCTTGGCTATTTCTGGAGTCTTAAAGTTGATGATCTTTCCAAACTCTTTGGCATGAAACACAGACTTAACTCGTTCCTGAAAGTCAGCCATAAGaaaatattagtttttttttttacaaattatattaaattaaactaTTTTTCAAGTTTACTTTATTGCCTTGGTGAAGGGAGGTATGTGTTTGGATGTACCTTTGCCTCAATGCGCAGGCGTCTCTCCTCTACAATCATTGGATCTTTGGTGAACTCGTCAAACAGATACTGCCACTCGCAGGTCAACTGACCAAAAGTGCCCTTGGTAACAAAAAATATCCCCCTACAGATGCAGGGAAATGATGCATTACTGTTATATAAAGTACCAGAATGTACTGATCCATACTGATTAACATAGATTTCTACGCTGTTTGTGTGAAATCCGCTGCGTACCTTTTCGTGATCATCAGGAAATCGGACTCGTTCACCTTGGCATGAGCAAAATATCTGTACTTCGCAAATCTGCCGTTTTCGATTTTCTATAATAGGACACCAAAAAAAAGGTTAGATGTAAATAGTATATGTATGAAGAGTAACCAACATTCATTACTGTTTTAACTACTACTAGAAGCTTATATCATAGCA
This window contains:
- the gna14a gene encoding guanine nucleotide-binding protein subunit alpha-14 isoform X1; translated protein: MAGCCMSAEEKECQRINQEIDKQLRRDKKDSRRELKLLLLGTGESGKSTFIKQMRIIHGSGYTEEDRKSFTKLVYQNIITAMQSMIRAMEMLKISLSNPDNQAYTNMLKDLEVDKVMDLDKSQVEAIRSLWSDQGIQECYDRRREYQLSDSAKYYLSDLERISEPTYVPTEQDILRVRVPTTGIIEYPFDLENVIFRMVDVGGQRSERRKWIHCFENVTSIIFLVALSEYDQVLAECDNENRMDESKALFKTIITYPWFQQSSVILFLNKTDILKEKITYSHLADYFPEFTGPQNDAKSAQEFILKMYQEQNPDREKTIYSHFTCATDTENIRFVFAASSLHMLLHSLITGLNLQNRLGEVLQRCMWMGSSRLSTAPLF
- the gna14a gene encoding guanine nucleotide-binding protein subunit alpha-14 isoform X2, encoding MAGCCMSAEEKECQRINQEIDKQLRRDKKDSRRELKLLLLGTGESGKSTFIKQMRIIHGSGYTEEDRKSFTKLVYQNIITAMQSMIRAMEMLKISLSNPDNQAYTNMLKDLEVDKVMDLDKSQVEAIRSLWSDQGIQECYDRRREYQLSDSAKYYLSDLERISEPTYVPTEQDILRVRVPTTGIIEYPFDLENVIFRMVDVGGQRSERRKWIHCFENVTSIIFLVALSEYDQVLAECDNENRMDESKALFKTIITYPWFQQSSVILFLNKTDILKEKITYSHLADYFPEFTGPQNDAKSAQEFILKMYQEQNPDREKTIYSHFTCATDTENIRFVFAAVKDTILRHNLKEFNLV